The sequence ATCGTCTCTCCCTTAACAGGGTCCGGCTTTCCAATTACTGCAGCTTCTGCAACGGCAGGGTGTGAAACGAGGGCGGATTCAACCTCCATCGTTCCAATTCTATGACCGGATACGTTGATAACGTCGTCTGCCCTTCCAAGAATCATTATGTATCCGTCAGCGTCCTTAACTGCAACGTCCCCCGCAGTGTAGCAGTTTGGAATTGTGTTCCAGTACTGTTCGTACCTCTCTGGATTCTTCCAGATTGTCCTCATCATTGAAGGCCATGGGAACTTAACAACCAAGAATCCACCTTTATCCGTCTCAACGGGATTTCCTTCCCTATCAACAACATCTGCGATTACTCCAGGAACGGGCTTTCCTGCCTTACCAGGCTTCATAGGAAGTCCGTCAATAGTTGTAATCATAACTGCACCTGTCTCTGTCTGCCACCAGGTATCAACAATTGGACACTTCTCCTTGCCGATTACCCTGTAGTACCAGAGCCAAGCCTCAGGGTTTATAGGCTCACCAACAGAACCTAAAAGCCTTAATGATGACAGGTCGTACTTATTGGGCCACTCCTCTCCGGCCCTCATGAACATTCTAATTGCAGTTGGTGCAGTGTAGAAGATGTTTACTCCGTACTTTTCAATGATTCTCCACCAGCGGCCAAAGTCTGGATAGTTTGGAGCTCCCTCAGCTATAACCTGTGTCGCTCCTGCTACTAACGGACCGTAAACTATGTAGCTGTGTCCTGTAATCCATCCCGGGTCAGCTGTACACCAGAAGATATCGTCCTCTTTCAAGTCAAAGACGGTCTTCATTGAGTAGTAGGTACCTACCATGTATCCACCAGTTGTGTGGAGAACTCCCTTTGGCTTACCTGTAGAACCGGAAGTGTAGAGTATAAAGAGAGGGTCTTCAGCGTCCATTACTTCAGGCTCGCAGTAGTCCATGTGACCGTCAATAAACTCATAGAAGTCAATTTCCTTTTCCCCAATCAGGTCAACCTTTGGTTCAAGTCTCCTTAGAACAACAACCTTCTCAACGTAGGGTAGGTCCATAATGGCTTCGTCAACTATTCTCTTTAGGGGAATGGCCCTTCCCCTTCTGATTGTTACGTCGGCAGTAATTACAAGTTTTGCTTCAGCATCCTCAATCCTGTGCCTTAAGGCAGGAACGCTGAATCCCGCGTAAACAACGGAGTGGATTGCCCCAATGCGGGCACAGGCAAGCATTGCTGCAACCTGTTCAACAACGAGGGGC is a genomic window of Balnearium lithotrophicum containing:
- the acs gene encoding acetate--CoA ligase; translated protein: MAEEKLDHLLKKENVIYPPKEFVERANVKDYEAEYNRFKEDPEAFWASVAEELFWYKKWEKVLEWNYPYAKWFVGGKTNITVNALDRHVKNGKRNKVAFFWEDELGNEKVVTYGELYKLVNKLANALKAARIKKGDRVVIYMPLVVEQVAAMLACARIGAIHSVVYAGFSVPALRHRIEDAEAKLVITADVTIRRGRAIPLKRIVDEAIMDLPYVEKVVVLRRLEPKVDLIGEKEIDFYEFIDGHMDYCEPEVMDAEDPLFILYTSGSTGKPKGVLHTTGGYMVGTYYSMKTVFDLKEDDIFWCTADPGWITGHSYIVYGPLVAGATQVIAEGAPNYPDFGRWWRIIEKYGVNIFYTAPTAIRMFMRAGEEWPNKYDLSSLRLLGSVGEPINPEAWLWYYRVIGKEKCPIVDTWWQTETGAVMITTIDGLPMKPGKAGKPVPGVIADVVDREGNPVETDKGGFLVVKFPWPSMMRTIWKNPERYEQYWNTIPNCYTAGDVAVKDADGYIMILGRADDVINVSGHRIGTMEVESALVSHPAVAEAAVIGKPDPVKGETIKAFVILKEGYAASDKLVNDLKYHVKMELGALAVPSEIEFVDKLPKTRSGKIMRRVLKAKELGMDPGDLSTLED